A region of Catenibacterium mitsuokai DNA encodes the following proteins:
- the tnpA gene encoding IS200/IS605 family transposase, whose protein sequence is MKLDNNNHSVFLLNYQLIICTKHRNKVIDDVISNRLREMFENLSVRYNISLDEWNHDADHVHILFRGQPNSEISKFINAYKSASSRLIKKEFPEIRKSLWKEMFWSPSFCLLTTGNATVDIIHQFIQSQGGKDGKQGNKVQTVSKR, encoded by the coding sequence ATGAAATTAGATAATAATAACCATTCAGTATTCTTACTGAATTATCAGCTTATAATATGCACTAAACATCGCAATAAGGTGATAGATGATGTGATCTCAAATCGTCTCAGGGAGATGTTTGAGAATCTATCTGTCAGATATAATATCTCATTGGATGAGTGGAATCACGATGCCGACCATGTTCATATCCTCTTTCGAGGACAGCCTAATTCAGAGATAAGCAAGTTCATCAACGCTTATAAATCTGCAAGCAGCAGGCTCATCAAGAAGGAGTTTCCAGAGATACGCAAATCCCTCTGGAAGGAGATGTTCTGGTCACCAAGTTTCTGTCTACTGACTACAGGTAATGCAACAGTAGACATCATCCACCAGTTCATACAATCCCAGGGAGGTAAGGATGGCAAACAAGGCAATAAGGTACAGACTGTATCCAAACGCTGA
- a CDS encoding RNA-guided endonuclease TnpB family protein, producing MANKAIRYRLYPNADQRIMFAKTFGCCRKVYNLMLNDKIESYKETGKFVAVTPAKYKKDYPFLKEVDSLALANVQLNLQAAFRNHFDKLRKKQTGFPRFKSAKRSRKSYTTNNQKGTVAIIGNSIKLPKIGRVKAVIHRQPEAEWVIKSVTISQEGDGTYYASVLFEYEKNVVKVRKSDNAIGLDYASNGLYVDDKGNIGNNHNYYRESQKKLAKAQRKLSRMQGAKKGEKKSNNYLKQLRKVNKIHRHIANQRLDKLHKLSTEIANQYDVVCVESLDMKAMSNRGFGNGKATMDNGYGLFINMLAYKLDDRGKYLVNVDKWFPSSQICHCCGKVHREMKDLRIRTMSCECGLIMSRDQNAAINIKLEGLRILKSV from the coding sequence ATGGCAAACAAGGCAATAAGGTACAGACTGTATCCAAACGCTGATCAGAGAATTATGTTTGCAAAGACCTTCGGCTGCTGTCGTAAGGTCTATAATCTCATGCTTAACGATAAGATTGAAAGCTACAAGGAGACTGGCAAGTTTGTTGCTGTGACACCTGCCAAGTATAAGAAGGATTATCCCTTCCTTAAGGAAGTGGATAGTCTTGCACTTGCCAATGTTCAATTGAATCTGCAGGCTGCATTTAGAAATCATTTTGATAAGCTGCGTAAGAAGCAGACTGGATTTCCTAGATTCAAGTCTGCAAAGCGCAGTAGAAAATCATATACTACAAATAATCAGAAGGGTACTGTCGCTATCATTGGAAATAGTATAAAACTTCCTAAGATAGGAAGAGTGAAGGCAGTCATCCATAGACAGCCTGAGGCTGAATGGGTTATCAAGTCTGTTACGATATCCCAGGAAGGTGATGGCACATACTATGCTTCTGTATTATTCGAGTATGAGAAGAATGTCGTAAAGGTTAGAAAGTCTGATAATGCCATAGGTTTAGATTATGCCTCTAATGGGCTCTATGTAGACGATAAAGGCAATATCGGCAATAACCATAATTATTATCGTGAAAGCCAGAAGAAGCTTGCAAAGGCGCAGAGAAAGCTTTCACGTATGCAGGGTGCTAAGAAAGGTGAGAAGAAATCCAACAACTATCTTAAGCAGCTCCGCAAGGTGAACAAGATTCATAGACATATAGCCAACCAGAGACTTGACAAGCTACACAAGTTATCTACTGAGATCGCCAATCAGTATGATGTCGTATGTGTTGAAAGTCTTGATATGAAGGCTATGTCTAACAGGGGCTTTGGAAATGGCAAGGCTACTATGGACAATGGCTATGGATTATTCATAAACATGCTGGCCTATAAGCTTGATGATAGAGGGAAATATCTTGTCAATGTAGATAAGTGGTTTCCATCAAGTCAGATCTGTCACTGCTGTGGCAAAGTCCACAGAGAGATGAAGGATCTGCGCATCAGAACAATGAGCTGTGAATGTGGTCTTATAATGAGCAGAGATCAGAATGCAGCCATCAACATAAAGCTTGAAGGCTTACGTATACTGAAATCAGTATAA